A single window of Culicoides brevitarsis isolate CSIRO-B50_1 chromosome 3, AGI_CSIRO_Cbre_v1, whole genome shotgun sequence DNA harbors:
- the LOC134833751 gene encoding vitellogenin-3-like, with protein sequence MKLVAFCAVILFASFYLNVEAGIFGESFLNKTKEISNLTVETSKALAKNAPNYVPTFDELLDFTKQSIAGLPFEAAASIINKICSIAIAANATKPFRTPNASELNYVLLTGDENVTIPLTNSIELWRHPSFNPKKNTVVLITGWTTDINETNTAVDLLSEAYLARGDTNFVFIDTARYVDTLYAWSAFNTQELGEAIGEGLAQLSDFLPDEKIHVIGHSLGAHISGAAGQSYQNRAGKLLPRITGLDPANPCFKEGETLQGLMRGDAEFVDIIHTNCGVLGKRDPIGDSDFYPNGVVPLQPGCLSITCSHARAYELFAETVHPGKEQSLLAKKCNSISSLDNGICKGKAIPVGFACPHNTKGNYFFKTNSEKPYNKVK encoded by the exons atgaagttggTTGCATTTTGTGCCGTGATATTATTTGCCAGTTTTTACTTGAATGTTGAAGCTGGCATCTTTGGAGAATCGTTTCTCaataaaacgaaagaaatttcGAACTTGACGGTTGAAACGAGCAAAGCTTTAGCTAAAAATGCTCCCAACTATGTTCCAACTTTTGATGAGTTGCTGGATTTTACGAAGCAGTCAATTGCTGGATTACCCTTTGAAGCAGCTGCGAGTATAATTAACAAGATTT GTTCAATTGCCATAGCTGCAAATGCAACGAAACCATTCCGAACGCCAAATGCGTCAGAGCTTAACTACGTCTTATTAACTGGCGATGAGAACGTCACAATTCCCTTAACTAATTCAATCGAGCTCTGGCGTCATCCTTCGTTCAATCCAAAGAAAAATACAGTTGTTCTAATTACCGGTTGGACAACTGACATTAACGAAACAAATACGGCTGTCGATCTCCTCTCAGAAGCTTACCTGGCACGAGGCGATACGAACTTTGTGTTCATCGATACAGCTCGGTACGTCGATACTCTTTATGCTTGGTCAGCTTTCAATACTCAAGAGTTAGGAGAAGCCATTGGCGAAGGATTAGCTCAACTTTCAGATTTTCTTCCGGATGAAAAGATTCACGTGATtg gtcaCAGCCTTGGAGCTCACATCAGCGGAGCAGCAGGTCAATCCTACCAAAATAGAGCAGGAAAATTACTTCCGAGAATAACAGGTTTGGATCCAGCTAATCCTTGCTTTAAGGAAGGCGAAACTTTGCAAGGTTTAATGCGAGGCGATGCGGAATTTGTTGATATTATTCATACCAATTGTGGAGTTTTAGGGAAACGGGATCCTATTGGAGATAGTGATTTTTATCCAAAtgg GGTTGTTCCATTACAACCAGGCTGTTTGTCGATTACTTGTTCACATGCTCGAGCATATGAATTGTTTGCAGAAACAGTTCATCCAGGCAAGGAACAATCTCTGTTAGCGAAGAAATGTAACTCGATATCAAGTCTTGATAATGGAATTTGCAAAGGCAAAGCAATTCCTGTGGGATTCGCTTGTCCTCACAATacaaaaggaaattatttctttaaaaccaACTCTGAAAAGCCatataataaagttaaataa
- the LOC134834169 gene encoding mothers against decapentaplegic homolog 7, giving the protein MLFQNKRKSLSKRLWRARLPSASNNHHHQQFHQQPMEITYSFIGTGGEGGGGARNVFRDCCSNATTTTAPSTRVPSPNRNVAPEEYARYQMFLELIGNLKDKQLETLNHAISVECATSSNGDDLTATSNVKITSDCVLIPKGVCRTAEAHFIACQVWRWPDLRSFEELKRIPSCSSRQDPIYVCCNPAHWSRVCETETPPPPYDQIPMERLIDEHVQRYPGSLTYDGNEGSLGWAKLAYWEFDKRVGRQYPIVEPTINIFSEQVLHGDGLCLTALANHHHQGHCTQPSESVLKTRRKIGLGIILSRESDGVWLYNRSTSPVFVHSPTLNEIDFRQLNVLKVPPGHCLRAFDPYRASEQQTLQELQPGNVLAGGMQVGPIDVYSFRISFAKGWGQNYSRQDVTRCPCWLQVMLSPSR; this is encoded by the exons ATGTTATTCCAGAACAAACGCAAGAGTCTTTCGAAGAGACTGTGGCGGGCTCGTTTGCCCTCCGCATcaaacaatcatcatcatcagcaattTCATCAACAACCGATGGAGATCACGTATTCCTTCATCGGTACCGGCGGCGAAGGAGGCGGCGGCGCACGAAATGTCTTCCGCGATTGTTGCTCAaacgcaacgacgacgacagcgcCATCTACGCGCGTTCCATCGCCAAATCGAAACGTGGCGCCCGAGGAATACGCACGCTACCAAATGTTCTTGGAGCTCATCGGAAATCTCAAGGACAAGCAGCTAGAAACGCTAAATCATGCCATCAGTGTCGAGTGTGCGACGTCGTCGAATGGCGACGATTTGACAGCGACCTCAAACGTCAAAATTACGTCAGACTGTGTGCTGATACCGAAAGGGGTTTGTCGCACAGCCGAAGCGCATTTTATTGCATGCCAAGTATGGCGATGGCCCGACTTACGATCATTCGAAGAACTCAAAAGAATTCCATCGTGCTCGAGTCGGCAGGATCCCATTTATGTTTGTTGCAATCCGGCGCATTGGAGTCGTGTCTGTGAAACAG agacTCCTCCGCCTCCCTATGATCAAATTCCGATGGAGAGACTGATAGACg aacACGTTCAAAGATATCCCGGATCACTCACTTACGATGGAAATGAAG gatcCCTCGGATGGGCGAAACTGGCTTATTGGGAGTTTGACAAACGTGTTGGTCGCCAATACCCAATCGTTGAgccaacaataaatattttttcggaaCAAGTACTGCATGGTGACGGCTTGTGTCTAACGGCATTGgcgaatcatcatcatcagggACATTGTACGCAACCAAGTGAATCAGTATTGAAAACTAGACGAAAAATTGGATTAG gCATTATTTTAAGTCGCGAATCAGATGGTGTTTGGCTGTATAATCGTTCAACATCTCCCGTTTTTGTACATTCACCAACGCttaatgaaattgattttaggcAGTTAAACGTATTAAAAGTACCTCCTGGTCATTGTCTCAGGGCCTTTGATCCATatag ggcTTCTGAACAACAAACGCTGCAGGAATTACAGCCAGGAAATGTGTTAGCGGGCGGCATGCAAGTCGGTCCCATCGACGTTTATAGTTTTAGAATTAGCTTTGCCAAAGGTTGGGGTCAAAATTACTCACGACAAGATGTGACCCGATGCCCATGTTGGTTACAAGTAATGCTAAGTCCATCACGGTGA